From a region of the Phaseolus vulgaris cultivar G19833 chromosome 6, P. vulgaris v2.0, whole genome shotgun sequence genome:
- the LOC137832484 gene encoding protein MALE DISCOVERER 2-like isoform X1, translating to MEPRRNTFGFCLRICICLISVWGIRDCWSVNDEGLALLAFQARITFDPFNALVNWNANDSDPCMWFGVHCVDGKVQVLDLKGLLLEGTLAPELGKLSHLNSIVLCKNNFSGAIPKELGDLRKLELLDLRENNLSGNIPEEIGSMSLLKHFVWQRNFNQWYKSDSLIILTKATLTKFANNAFAWPLFKLGKSASHDHKKDYCDILPSSNVPKIARNVPESVCSVRRKLLQSSGNNLAAAPFSDKPTIEFSSAPTTFSSGAFPAFPDPHSDAPDDTSDENQSHNTFDGNQTSQHVNKGANRKMWKIIIIILLLVLVIIIITLMYIWRKRAARVIGPWKTGISGQLQRAFITGVPKLNRAELETACEDFSNIVVNSYEGCTIYKGTLSSGVEIAVVSTLITSSKNWSKSMERQYRKKIDTLSRINHKNFINLIGYCEEEEPFTRMLVFEYAPNGNVYEHLHVDEMERLDWSVRIKIIMGIAYCLQYMHHDLNPPMAQGELLSSMICLTDDFAAKVAEVTFRKIVSPEESVCDSKKSDVFEDDIETNVYDFGMLLLEIISGKLPYSEKHGNLVDCAAKYLKDETSFKDLVDPSLQSFKENELNCICEVIQDCIQPDPKLRVTMREATSKLREVLGLSPEQAVPRLSPLWWAELEILSVEAT from the exons ATGGAACCAAGAAGGAACACATTTGGATTTTGTCTAAGAATTTGTATTTGCTTGATCTCAGTGTGGGGAATCCGAGATTGTTGGTCCGTTAATGATGAag GACTGGCTTTGTTAGCGTTCCAAGCGAGAATAACTTTTGATCCCTTTAATGCTTTGGTGAATTGGAATGCCAATGATAGTGACCCTTGCATGTGGTTCGGTGTTCATTGTGTAGATGGTAAAGTGCAAGTCTT GGACTTAAAAGGGTTATTATTGGAAGGGACATTGGCTCCTGAGCTTGGCAAACTTAGTCACCTAAATTCTAT TGTATTATGCAAGAATAACTTTTCTGGTGCCATTCCCAAAGAACTTGGAGATTTACGCAAGCTAGAGTTATTAGATTTAAGGGAAAATAATTTGTCAGGAAACATCCCAGAAGAAATTGGCAGCATGTCATTATTAAAACACTT TGTGTGGCAACGGAACTTCAACCAATGGTACAAATCAGATTCATTGATTATTCTAACCAAAGCAACACTTACGAAATTTGCCAATAATGCCTTTGCTTGGCCACT atTCAAGCTAGGGAAGAGTGCCTCTCATGACCATAAAAAGGATTATTGTGACATTCTGCCTA GTTCTAATGTGCCAAAGATAGCCCGAAATGTACCAGAGTCTGTTTGTTCTGTACGTCGTAAGTTACTTCAGTCTAGTGGTAATAACCTTGCAGCTGCACCTTTCAGTGACAAACCAACAATAGAGTTTAGTTCTGCTCCAACCACCTTCAGTAGTGGAGCTTTTCCTGCTTTCCCAGATCCGCATTCTGATGCTCCTGATGATACTTCTGATGAAAATCAATCACACAATACTTTCGATGGAAATCAAACAAGTCAACATGTAAATAAAGGTGCTAATAGAAAAATGTggaagattataattattattcttcTTCTTGTGCTGGTCATTATTATCATAACTCTTATGTACATTTGGCGAAAACGAGCTGCAAGAGTAATAGGCCCCTGGAAGACAGGAATAAGTGGACAGTTGCAGAGAGCATTTATAACAg GGGTCCCCAAGTTGAATAGAGCAGAGTTAGAGACAGCCTGTGAAGATTTTAGCAATATTGTTGTTAATAGTTATGAAGGGTGCACCATCTACAAAGGAACATTGTCCAGTGGAGTTGAGATTGCTGTAGTTTCTACTCTAATTACTTCTTCTAAAAATTGGTCAAAGAGCATGGAGAGGCAATACCGCAAAAAG ATTGATACTTTGTCTCGCATAAATCATAAGAACTTTATTAATCTTATTGGGTACTGCGAAGAAGAAGAACCATTCACTAGGATGTTGGTGTTTGAGTATGCTCCAAATGGAAACGTATATGAGCATTTACATG TTGATGAAATGGAACGTCTTGATTGGAGTGTAAGGATAAAAATTATCATGGGGATTGCGTATTGTCTTCAATACATGCACCATGACTTAAATCCACCTATGGCACAAGGCGAGCTTCTTTCAAGTATGATATGTTTAACAGATGATTTTGCTGCTAAG GTTGCAGAAGTTACTTTTAGAAAAATTGTGTCGCCAGAGGAGTCAGTGTGTGATTCAAAGAAATCTGATGTGTTCGAAGATGATATTGAAACCAATGTTTATGACTTTGGAATGTTATTACTCGAAATCATCTCAGGAAAATTACCTTACTCGGAAAAACATGGCAACCTGGTGGACTGT GCTGCTAAGTACTTAAAGGACGAAACAAGCTTCAAAGACTTGGTCGATCCCTCCCTCCAATCTTTCAAGGAGAATGAACTTAATTGCATTTGTGAGGTGATCCAAGATTGTATCCAACCTGATCCAAAGTTAAGAGTAACAATGAGGGAAGCGACTTCCAAATTAAGAGAAGTGCTTGGTCTGTCACCTGAGCAAGCTGTTCCAAGACTTTCTCCACTCTGGTGGGCTGAATTGGAGATCTTGTCAGTGGAGGCGACTTAA
- the LOC137832482 gene encoding protein DOG1-like 4 codes for MANPVVVRFSEFYENWTGKLEDILQQLLQVSSQRTEVVKTEQELQALVSTVTSHLKEYYTTKWGIAHDNVLIFFSPPWLNPLENAQLWMTGWKPSTVFRQVENLKKGNVLVMTEEQEKKMEELKMKIKMEEEKVEREMERQQVAMADRRMVQLSKLTSRARSAGSEMDSVAEVAVKEVLAGLERVMKASDCVRLKTLKGVLDLLTPMQSVDFLAANITTLLRFNQWGKKKKDMAGTVLNANQEK; via the coding sequence ATGGCCAACCCTGTGGTCGTAAGATTCTCTGAGTTCTACGAGAACTGGACTGGGAAGCTTGAGGATATTCTCCAACAGCTTCTCCAGGTCTCCAGCCAGAGAACTGAGGTGGTCAAGACTGAGCAGGAGCTGCAAGCTTTGGTGTCCACTGTGACATCCCATTTGAAGGAATACTACACCACCAAATGGGGTATTGCACATGATAACGTTCTGATTTTCTTTTCTCCGCCCTGGCTGAACCCTTTGGAGAATGCTCAGCTTTGGATGACCGGGTGGAAGCCCTCCACGGTGTTCAGGCAAGTGGAGAATCTGAAGAAGGGGAACGTCTTGGTGATGACGGAGGAGCAGGAGAAGAAGATGGAGGAGCTGAAGATGAAGATAAAGATGGAGGAGGAGAAGGTGGAGAGGGAGATGGAGAGGCAGCAGGTGGCCATGGCGGACCGCAGGATGGTGCAGTTGTCCAAGCTCACGAGCCGTGCAAGGAGCGCTGGGAGTGAGATGGATTCTGTTGCCGAAGTGGCAGTGAAGGAGGTTCTTGCAGGGCTGGAGAGGGTCATGAAGGCTTCCGATTGCGTGAGGCTCAAGACACTCAAAGGGGTGTTGGATTTGCTTACTCCAATGCAGAGTGTGGACTTCTTGGCTGCGAATATAACTACGCTGCTGCGATTCAATCAATgggggaagaagaagaaggacatGGCTGGAACCGTACTCAATGCGAATCAGGAGAAATGA
- the LOC137832484 gene encoding protein MALE DISCOVERER 2-like isoform X2 has translation MEPRRNTFGFCLRICICLISVWGIRDCWSVNDEGLALLAFQARITFDPFNALVNWNANDSDPCMWFGVHCVDGKVQVLDLKGLLLEGTLAPELGKLSHLNSIVWQRNFNQWYKSDSLIILTKATLTKFANNAFAWPLFKLGKSASHDHKKDYCDILPSSNVPKIARNVPESVCSVRRKLLQSSGNNLAAAPFSDKPTIEFSSAPTTFSSGAFPAFPDPHSDAPDDTSDENQSHNTFDGNQTSQHVNKGANRKMWKIIIIILLLVLVIIIITLMYIWRKRAARVIGPWKTGISGQLQRAFITGVPKLNRAELETACEDFSNIVVNSYEGCTIYKGTLSSGVEIAVVSTLITSSKNWSKSMERQYRKKIDTLSRINHKNFINLIGYCEEEEPFTRMLVFEYAPNGNVYEHLHVDEMERLDWSVRIKIIMGIAYCLQYMHHDLNPPMAQGELLSSMICLTDDFAAKVAEVTFRKIVSPEESVCDSKKSDVFEDDIETNVYDFGMLLLEIISGKLPYSEKHGNLVDCAAKYLKDETSFKDLVDPSLQSFKENELNCICEVIQDCIQPDPKLRVTMREATSKLREVLGLSPEQAVPRLSPLWWAELEILSVEAT, from the exons ATGGAACCAAGAAGGAACACATTTGGATTTTGTCTAAGAATTTGTATTTGCTTGATCTCAGTGTGGGGAATCCGAGATTGTTGGTCCGTTAATGATGAag GACTGGCTTTGTTAGCGTTCCAAGCGAGAATAACTTTTGATCCCTTTAATGCTTTGGTGAATTGGAATGCCAATGATAGTGACCCTTGCATGTGGTTCGGTGTTCATTGTGTAGATGGTAAAGTGCAAGTCTT GGACTTAAAAGGGTTATTATTGGAAGGGACATTGGCTCCTGAGCTTGGCAAACTTAGTCACCTAAATTCTAT TGTGTGGCAACGGAACTTCAACCAATGGTACAAATCAGATTCATTGATTATTCTAACCAAAGCAACACTTACGAAATTTGCCAATAATGCCTTTGCTTGGCCACT atTCAAGCTAGGGAAGAGTGCCTCTCATGACCATAAAAAGGATTATTGTGACATTCTGCCTA GTTCTAATGTGCCAAAGATAGCCCGAAATGTACCAGAGTCTGTTTGTTCTGTACGTCGTAAGTTACTTCAGTCTAGTGGTAATAACCTTGCAGCTGCACCTTTCAGTGACAAACCAACAATAGAGTTTAGTTCTGCTCCAACCACCTTCAGTAGTGGAGCTTTTCCTGCTTTCCCAGATCCGCATTCTGATGCTCCTGATGATACTTCTGATGAAAATCAATCACACAATACTTTCGATGGAAATCAAACAAGTCAACATGTAAATAAAGGTGCTAATAGAAAAATGTggaagattataattattattcttcTTCTTGTGCTGGTCATTATTATCATAACTCTTATGTACATTTGGCGAAAACGAGCTGCAAGAGTAATAGGCCCCTGGAAGACAGGAATAAGTGGACAGTTGCAGAGAGCATTTATAACAg GGGTCCCCAAGTTGAATAGAGCAGAGTTAGAGACAGCCTGTGAAGATTTTAGCAATATTGTTGTTAATAGTTATGAAGGGTGCACCATCTACAAAGGAACATTGTCCAGTGGAGTTGAGATTGCTGTAGTTTCTACTCTAATTACTTCTTCTAAAAATTGGTCAAAGAGCATGGAGAGGCAATACCGCAAAAAG ATTGATACTTTGTCTCGCATAAATCATAAGAACTTTATTAATCTTATTGGGTACTGCGAAGAAGAAGAACCATTCACTAGGATGTTGGTGTTTGAGTATGCTCCAAATGGAAACGTATATGAGCATTTACATG TTGATGAAATGGAACGTCTTGATTGGAGTGTAAGGATAAAAATTATCATGGGGATTGCGTATTGTCTTCAATACATGCACCATGACTTAAATCCACCTATGGCACAAGGCGAGCTTCTTTCAAGTATGATATGTTTAACAGATGATTTTGCTGCTAAG GTTGCAGAAGTTACTTTTAGAAAAATTGTGTCGCCAGAGGAGTCAGTGTGTGATTCAAAGAAATCTGATGTGTTCGAAGATGATATTGAAACCAATGTTTATGACTTTGGAATGTTATTACTCGAAATCATCTCAGGAAAATTACCTTACTCGGAAAAACATGGCAACCTGGTGGACTGT GCTGCTAAGTACTTAAAGGACGAAACAAGCTTCAAAGACTTGGTCGATCCCTCCCTCCAATCTTTCAAGGAGAATGAACTTAATTGCATTTGTGAGGTGATCCAAGATTGTATCCAACCTGATCCAAAGTTAAGAGTAACAATGAGGGAAGCGACTTCCAAATTAAGAGAAGTGCTTGGTCTGTCACCTGAGCAAGCTGTTCCAAGACTTTCTCCACTCTGGTGGGCTGAATTGGAGATCTTGTCAGTGGAGGCGACTTAA